Proteins from a genomic interval of Caulobacter sp. NIBR1757:
- a CDS encoding tetratricopeptide repeat protein produces the protein MAARLIGLVLGLLIAAAGWMVVRPLVGNIGPAVPGLDLADFESLRPLIGWGALGLGGLAVLVNLWPSRNKSRRSLPVGVDRPITFADDPPVGQPVLNPDPPPDLKLNLAPTAPGPSPFPITAAPPTPVAEPVRAGPVDVAVAPVRRDLPPVAPGPDPQGPPQETFGQLRASLKIKAREEKWGEAGEMLKRLPKLALTHHDRMVAAQDLGDFARGQGRIEDAAEAYGHALSYARLLHEIEPADPVAAADLAGALINVGDMATDEGRLDAALGAYEDAVALRRKLIANHGARRLDRRALSIALERLADAREDRGHRVRALDLYRESVELAGALAAEDPQRYGAELQGSRTRLAELEARLIN, from the coding sequence ATGGCCGCAAGGCTCATCGGACTGGTGCTGGGGCTGCTGATCGCCGCCGCCGGCTGGATGGTGGTTCGGCCGCTGGTCGGCAATATCGGGCCGGCCGTGCCCGGCCTCGACCTGGCGGACTTCGAGTCCCTGCGGCCGCTGATCGGCTGGGGCGCCCTGGGCCTCGGCGGCCTTGCCGTGCTGGTCAACCTCTGGCCGAGCCGCAACAAGAGCCGGCGGTCGCTGCCGGTCGGCGTGGATCGGCCCATCACCTTCGCCGACGATCCGCCCGTCGGTCAGCCGGTGCTCAACCCGGACCCGCCGCCGGATCTGAAACTGAACCTGGCGCCGACCGCGCCCGGTCCCTCGCCCTTCCCGATCACCGCCGCGCCGCCGACCCCGGTGGCCGAGCCGGTGCGCGCTGGGCCGGTTGATGTGGCTGTTGCACCCGTGCGCCGCGACCTGCCGCCGGTGGCCCCCGGGCCCGATCCGCAGGGTCCGCCGCAGGAAACCTTCGGCCAGCTGCGCGCCTCGCTGAAGATCAAGGCCCGCGAAGAGAAGTGGGGCGAGGCGGGGGAGATGCTGAAGCGCCTGCCGAAGCTGGCCCTGACCCATCACGACCGCATGGTCGCCGCCCAGGACCTCGGCGATTTCGCCCGCGGCCAGGGGCGTATCGAGGACGCCGCCGAGGCCTATGGCCACGCCCTGTCCTACGCCCGGCTGCTGCATGAGATCGAGCCGGCCGATCCGGTGGCCGCCGCCGATCTGGCCGGGGCGCTGATCAACGTCGGCGACATGGCCACCGACGAGGGCCGCCTCGACGCCGCCCTCGGCGCCTATGAGGACGCCGTCGCCCTGCGCCGCAAGCTGATCGCCAACCACGGCGCCCGCCGTCTCGACCGCCGGGCCCTGAGCATCGCCCTCGAACGTCTGGCCGACGCCCGCGAGGACCGCGGCCACCGCGTGCGGGCCCTGGACCTCTACCGCGAGAGCGTCGAACTGGCCGGCGCCCTGGCGGCGGAGGACCCGCAACGCTACGGCGCCGAACTGCAGGGGTCGCGGACACGGCTGGCGGAGCTCGAAGCGCGGTTGATCAACTAG
- a CDS encoding PaaI family thioesterase — protein sequence MSDQDAIRHNMAQGMSQGSPYAREMGFELVSMTGGAAVMKAEYKDIMVGDPDTGVIAGGVVTALLDHASGSAVHLAMKEFKIIATLDLRIDYMRAAKPHRPIFARAECFKVTRSVAFVRAVAYDESPDDPVASAAAAFMLDSSKGRHRLAKPEVKS from the coding sequence ATGAGTGATCAGGACGCCATCCGGCACAACATGGCCCAGGGCATGAGCCAGGGCAGCCCCTACGCCCGCGAGATGGGCTTCGAGCTCGTCAGCATGACCGGCGGCGCGGCCGTGATGAAGGCCGAATACAAGGACATCATGGTCGGCGATCCCGACACCGGCGTCATCGCCGGCGGGGTGGTCACCGCCCTGCTCGATCACGCGTCCGGCTCTGCGGTGCATCTGGCGATGAAGGAGTTCAAGATCATCGCCACGCTGGACCTGCGCATCGACTACATGCGGGCCGCCAAGCCGCACCGGCCGATCTTCGCCCGAGCCGAGTGCTTCAAGGTCACCCGCTCGGTCGCCTTCGTGCGGGCCGTGGCCTACGACGAGTCGCCGGACGATCCGGTGGCGTCCGCCGCCGCCGCCTTCATGCTCGACTCGAGCAAGGGCCGTCATCGCCTGGCCAAGCCGGAGGTGAAGTCGTGA
- a CDS encoding UDP-2,3-diacylglucosamine diphosphatase, protein MSSPEAVRRYRSIFISDIHLGTAGCQAELLLDFIRHVECDHLYLVGDIVDGWKLKGGWFWPQAHNDVVQKILRMARKGTIVTYVPGNHDEFARDFTGVHFGGVVVARDCLHETADGRRFLVTHGDEFDGVVQHARWLAFLGDWSYRTLLMLNTLLNRARRRMGMGYWSLSAFLKVKVKNALQFIEKFEDALAEEARRRGADGVICGHIHKAEMRDIQGILYINDGDWVESCTAVAEDFDGSLQIIDWAKARSWSMIARSMSDSAEPAAA, encoded by the coding sequence ATGAGCAGCCCGGAGGCGGTCCGACGCTACCGCAGCATTTTCATCAGCGACATCCATCTGGGCACCGCCGGTTGTCAGGCCGAGCTGCTGCTCGACTTCATTCGCCATGTCGAATGCGACCATCTCTATCTGGTCGGCGACATCGTCGATGGCTGGAAGCTCAAGGGCGGCTGGTTCTGGCCCCAGGCCCACAACGATGTGGTCCAGAAGATCCTGCGCATGGCCAGAAAGGGCACCATTGTCACCTATGTGCCGGGCAACCACGACGAGTTCGCCCGCGACTTCACCGGCGTCCATTTCGGCGGGGTGGTGGTGGCTCGCGACTGTCTGCACGAGACCGCCGACGGCCGCCGCTTCCTGGTCACGCACGGGGACGAGTTCGACGGGGTGGTCCAGCACGCCCGCTGGCTCGCCTTCCTCGGCGATTGGTCCTATAGGACGCTCCTGATGCTGAACACCCTGCTCAACCGCGCCCGGCGACGGATGGGGATGGGCTACTGGAGCCTCTCGGCTTTTCTGAAGGTCAAGGTGAAGAACGCTTTGCAGTTCATCGAGAAGTTCGAGGACGCCCTCGCCGAGGAGGCCCGCCGGCGCGGCGCCGACGGGGTGATCTGCGGCCATATCCACAAGGCGGAAATGCGCGACATTCAAGGCATTCTCTACATCAACGACGGCGACTGGGTGGAAAGCTGCACCGCTGTCGCCGAGGATTTCGACGGCTCGCTCCAAATCATCGATTGGGCCAAGGCGCGTTCCTGGTCCATGATCGCGCGGTCGATGTCCGATTCAGCAGAGCCCGCCGCCGCCTGA
- a CDS encoding ATP-binding protein, giving the protein MKIRALRIFIPRAIKRWLPQSLFARTLLIIVLPVAIMQGLITYLFFDLHWQAVSSGLTDSLAGDVVWIVETYEQDPGGLPRLADRAERALSLSVAFKPGETLPATRKQAYFAPEDRALEAALERKLDRPFWFNNRSYNSWVGIEVPVEGGVMRVYAPRERAFAASGWIFILWMGSATLLLTAIAILFIRNQVRAIERLAEAAEAFGKGVEGPEPFKPYGAREVRQAAQAFLSMKARIQRHLEQRTVLLASVSHDLRTPLTRLKLELALAEPCASNEAMKRDLSEMEHMIDEYLDFARGEGAEAVESTDLAALLGQYCEDARRTGASVALKVPPGLSAMVRPNALKRALDNLVSNAVSHGKTVQVTAGPTATGGVEIVVEDDGPGIPEDRYEEAFKPFSRLDESRNQNRKGVGLGLAIARDVARSHGGDVTLAKSALGGLKATIRLPG; this is encoded by the coding sequence ATGAAGATCCGCGCCCTTCGCATCTTCATTCCGCGCGCCATCAAGCGGTGGCTGCCGCAGAGCCTGTTCGCGCGCACCCTGCTGATCATCGTCCTGCCGGTGGCGATCATGCAGGGGCTGATCACCTACCTGTTCTTCGACCTGCACTGGCAGGCGGTGAGTTCGGGCCTGACCGACAGCCTGGCCGGGGACGTGGTCTGGATCGTCGAGACCTACGAGCAGGACCCCGGCGGCCTGCCCCGGCTGGCCGACCGGGCCGAGCGGGCCCTGTCGCTGTCGGTGGCCTTCAAGCCCGGCGAGACCCTGCCGGCCACCCGCAAGCAGGCCTATTTCGCGCCGGAGGACCGGGCCCTGGAAGCGGCGCTGGAGCGAAAGCTCGACCGGCCCTTCTGGTTCAACAACCGCAGCTACAACAGCTGGGTCGGCATCGAAGTCCCTGTCGAGGGCGGGGTGATGCGGGTCTATGCGCCGCGCGAGCGGGCCTTCGCCGCCTCCGGCTGGATCTTCATCCTTTGGATGGGCAGCGCCACCCTGCTGCTGACGGCGATCGCCATCCTGTTCATCCGCAACCAGGTCCGCGCCATCGAGCGGCTGGCCGAGGCCGCCGAGGCGTTCGGCAAGGGCGTCGAAGGGCCGGAACCGTTCAAGCCCTACGGCGCCCGCGAGGTGCGCCAGGCAGCGCAGGCCTTCCTGTCGATGAAGGCCCGCATCCAGCGCCATCTGGAACAGCGCACGGTGCTGCTGGCCAGCGTCAGCCACGACCTGCGCACGCCGCTGACCCGGCTGAAGCTGGAGCTGGCGCTCGCCGAGCCCTGCGCGTCCAACGAGGCGATGAAACGCGATCTCTCCGAGATGGAGCACATGATCGACGAATACCTCGACTTCGCGCGCGGCGAAGGGGCCGAGGCGGTCGAGAGCACCGATCTGGCCGCCTTGCTGGGCCAGTACTGCGAGGACGCGCGAAGGACGGGCGCCAGCGTGGCGTTGAAGGTTCCGCCCGGACTGTCGGCAATGGTGCGGCCCAACGCCCTGAAGCGGGCGCTGGACAATCTGGTGTCCAATGCCGTCAGCCACGGCAAGACCGTGCAGGTCACGGCCGGTCCGACGGCGACGGGCGGGGTCGAGATCGTCGTCGAGGACGACGGGCCGGGAATCCCCGAGGACCGCTACGAGGAGGCGTTCAAGCCGTTCAGCCGGCTGGACGAAAGCCGCAACCAGAACCGCAAGGGCGTGGGGCTGGGGCTGGCCATCGCCCGGGACGTGGCGCGCAGCCACGGCGGGGACGTGACGCTGGCGAAGTCGGCGCTGGGCGGGTTGAAGGCGACGATCCGGCTGCCGGGGTAG
- a CDS encoding DUF559 domain-containing protein has translation MEGDQSKALPLEGGGLGWGVRTGPAGETHLGAGAQTRSSRHPVDTPPTPTLPPSRGKGEISRVTGAPKPEGVRGSGIYERVTYTPRAAGQAKRLRRDMNVSERRLWEALRALKLNIRRQAPIGRFIPDFVHLATRLVIEVDGAWHSLPEAELRDHERDTWLRSQGFEVVRIRDRDACEQPRETAERIAALIECRRR, from the coding sequence ATGGAGGGCGATCAAAGCAAAGCCCTCCCCCTCGAGGGGGGAGGGTTGGGTTGGGGTGTGCGCACCGGCCCGGCCGGAGAGACGCACTTGGGCGCCGGCGCCCAAACGCGCTCATCCAGACACCCTGTGGACACACCCCCAACCCCGACCCTTCCCCCCTCGAGGGGGAAGGGAGAAATTTCTCGTGTCACTGGGGCGCCGAAGCCGGAAGGCGTCAGAGGAAGCGGAATCTATGAGCGCGTCACCTACACGCCACGCGCCGCCGGCCAGGCTAAACGCCTGCGCCGCGATATGAACGTCAGTGAGCGCCGCCTCTGGGAGGCGCTTCGAGCTCTCAAGCTGAACATCCGCCGACAAGCCCCCATCGGTCGCTTTATCCCCGACTTTGTCCACCTCGCGACCCGCCTCGTCATCGAGGTCGACGGCGCCTGGCACAGCCTGCCCGAAGCCGAACTGCGAGACCACGAACGCGACACTTGGCTGCGTTCTCAAGGATTCGAGGTCGTCCGCATCCGTGACCGCGACGCCTGCGAACAGCCCAGGGAAACCGCCGAGCGGATCGCCGCCCTGATCGAATGCCGCCGCCGATGA
- a CDS encoding ligase-associated DNA damage response exonuclease has protein sequence MLKPEQLLCPTPKGLYCPPGDFYVDPVVPVARAVVTHGHADHARSGHDTVLATPATLDIMATRYGEDFAGTRQAAPYGQTTAHNGVEITLVPAGHVLGSAQAVIRHRGMTMVVSGDYKRRRDPTCAAFEPVPCDVFITEATFGLPVFRHPDDAGEVGKVIASVQQFPERAHMLGAYALGKAQRVIRLLREGGWDRTIYVHGAMERLNRLYEEHGVDLGPLEPATIEKGRDFAGEIIVCPPSALADRWSRRFADPVSAFCSGWMSVRARARQRAVELPLVISDHADWDELTDTLAELAPGEVWITHGREEGLLRWCELRGQPARALALVGYEDEEEM, from the coding sequence ATGCTGAAACCCGAACAGCTGCTCTGCCCGACGCCGAAGGGCCTCTACTGCCCGCCGGGCGACTTCTACGTCGATCCGGTGGTCCCGGTGGCGCGGGCGGTGGTCACCCACGGCCACGCCGACCACGCCCGCTCCGGCCACGACACAGTGCTGGCCACGCCGGCCACGCTCGACATCATGGCCACGCGTTATGGCGAGGACTTCGCCGGGACGCGGCAGGCGGCGCCCTATGGCCAGACGACCGCGCACAACGGCGTCGAGATCACGCTGGTCCCGGCCGGCCATGTGCTGGGCTCGGCCCAGGCGGTGATCCGCCACAGAGGAATGACCATGGTGGTCAGCGGCGACTACAAGCGCCGCCGCGATCCGACCTGTGCGGCCTTCGAGCCGGTCCCCTGCGACGTCTTCATCACCGAGGCCACCTTCGGCCTGCCGGTGTTCCGGCACCCGGACGACGCCGGCGAGGTCGGCAAGGTCATCGCCAGCGTGCAGCAGTTCCCGGAGCGGGCCCACATGCTGGGGGCCTACGCGCTCGGCAAGGCGCAGAGGGTGATCCGGCTGCTGCGCGAGGGCGGCTGGGACCGGACCATCTATGTCCACGGGGCCATGGAGCGGCTCAACCGGCTCTACGAGGAGCACGGCGTCGATCTCGGCCCCCTGGAGCCGGCCACCATCGAGAAGGGCCGCGACTTCGCCGGCGAGATCATCGTCTGTCCGCCCTCGGCCCTGGCCGACCGCTGGAGCCGCCGGTTCGCCGATCCGGTCAGCGCCTTCTGCTCGGGCTGGATGAGTGTTCGCGCCCGGGCCCGTCAGCGGGCCGTAGAACTGCCGCTGGTCATCAGCGACCACGCCGACTGGGACGAACTGACCGACACCCTGGCCGAGCTGGCCCCCGGCGAGGTGTGGATCACCCACGGACGCGAGGAGGGTTTGCTGCGCTGGTGCGAACTGCGCGGCCAGCCGGCGCGGGCCCTGGCCCTGGTCGGCTATGAGGACGAGGAAGAGATGTAG
- a CDS encoding TetR/AcrR family transcriptional regulator — translation MEVQRKDRDTPKSRRTRARILDEAVKVIASSGYAAATNAAVAEAAGITRGAMLYHFPTREDLLEGVIGYLQLERAELFRRAAEDLPPGADVTEHAIDSYWDLLRHPAFTAFMELETAARTDPVVATLIAPARAEFDRAQIGDHFLKMLHAGAGPRFQASRDLARFMLEGLARADLSYDEDARIERLLTVIKRATHMLNRKGGVTELWPE, via the coding sequence ATGGAAGTACAGCGTAAGGATCGGGATACGCCCAAGTCGCGGCGGACCCGCGCCCGCATCCTGGACGAAGCGGTGAAGGTGATCGCGTCGAGCGGCTATGCCGCGGCGACCAATGCCGCCGTGGCCGAGGCGGCGGGCATCACCCGCGGCGCCATGCTGTACCATTTCCCGACCCGCGAGGACCTGCTGGAAGGGGTGATCGGCTATCTGCAGCTGGAACGCGCCGAGCTGTTCCGCCGCGCGGCCGAGGACCTGCCGCCCGGCGCCGACGTTACCGAACACGCCATCGACAGCTACTGGGACCTGCTGCGCCATCCGGCCTTCACCGCCTTCATGGAGCTGGAAACGGCCGCCAGGACCGACCCGGTGGTGGCCACCCTGATCGCCCCGGCTCGGGCCGAATTCGACCGCGCCCAGATCGGCGACCACTTCCTGAAGATGCTTCACGCCGGGGCCGGCCCACGGTTCCAGGCCAGCCGCGACCTGGCGCGGTTCATGCTCGAGGGCTTGGCCCGCGCCGACCTGTCGTACGACGAGGACGCCCGGATCGAGCGCCTGCTGACGGTGATCAAGCGGGCCACCCACATGCTGAACCGCAAGGGCGGCGTGACGGAGCTGTGGCCGGAGTGA
- the folB gene encoding dihydroneopterin aldolase: MLTGPHPSGKVVVSKIFVHGIQIDAEVGVYPHERGRTQPLVVDVELDVAWSGADRLADTVNYETIVAAAKAVADEGHIELVEVYAEHLAGRVMADPRVTRARIRVDKPQALAPHAAGAGVEITVVRA, translated from the coding sequence ATGCTGACCGGCCCCCATCCTTCTGGCAAGGTCGTGGTCAGCAAGATCTTCGTCCACGGCATACAGATCGACGCCGAAGTCGGAGTCTATCCCCACGAGCGGGGCCGCACCCAGCCTCTGGTCGTCGATGTCGAGCTGGACGTCGCCTGGTCGGGGGCCGACCGGCTGGCCGACACCGTCAACTACGAGACCATCGTCGCCGCCGCCAAGGCCGTGGCCGACGAGGGCCATATCGAGCTGGTCGAGGTCTACGCCGAACATCTGGCCGGCCGCGTCATGGCCGATCCGCGCGTCACCCGCGCCCGCATTCGCGTCGACAAGCCGCAAGCCCTGGCCCCGCATGCGGCCGGCGCCGGCGTGGAAATCACCGTGGTGCGGGCCTGA
- a CDS encoding branched-chain amino acid aminotransferase has translation MSLVPFDDRDGWIWLDGQFVPWRDAKVHVLTHGLHYASSVFEGERMYNGEIFELRAHTERLFKSAEILDFRIPFTVEEIDEACKQTCEKNGLTDCYIRPIAWRGSEMIGVSAQQTKIHVAIAVWDWPSYFDPEEKKRGIRLAHALYRRPDPATAPTDAKAAGLYMICTISKHAAERDGYADALMRDYRGYIAEATGANVFLVRDGVIHTPTPDAFLNGITRQTVMKLAGERGYQIIERHIPFEELGTFSELFITGTAAEVTPVAEVGEFRFTPGTISLTLMDDYARLVRGQVPAMA, from the coding sequence ATGTCCCTGGTTCCCTTCGATGATCGTGACGGCTGGATTTGGCTGGACGGGCAATTTGTGCCCTGGCGCGACGCGAAGGTGCACGTACTGACCCATGGTCTCCATTACGCCTCCTCGGTCTTCGAGGGTGAGCGGATGTACAACGGCGAGATTTTCGAACTGCGCGCCCACACCGAGCGGCTGTTCAAATCAGCCGAGATCCTGGACTTCAGGATCCCCTTCACGGTGGAGGAGATCGACGAGGCCTGCAAGCAGACCTGCGAGAAGAACGGCCTGACCGACTGCTACATCCGCCCCATCGCCTGGCGCGGCAGCGAGATGATCGGCGTCTCGGCCCAGCAGACGAAGATCCACGTGGCCATCGCCGTGTGGGACTGGCCCAGCTACTTCGACCCGGAAGAGAAGAAGCGCGGCATCCGCCTCGCCCACGCCCTCTACCGCCGCCCGGACCCGGCGACCGCCCCGACCGACGCCAAGGCGGCCGGCCTCTACATGATCTGCACCATCTCCAAGCATGCCGCTGAGCGTGACGGCTACGCTGACGCCCTGATGCGGGACTACCGGGGCTATATCGCCGAGGCGACCGGCGCCAATGTCTTCTTGGTGCGCGACGGCGTGATCCATACTCCGACCCCGGACGCCTTCCTGAACGGCATTACCCGCCAGACGGTGATGAAACTGGCCGGAGAGCGCGGCTACCAGATCATCGAGCGCCACATCCCGTTCGAGGAGCTGGGCACGTTCAGCGAGTTGTTCATCACCGGCACCGCCGCCGAAGTGACGCCGGTCGCCGAGGTCGGCGAGTTCCGCTTCACCCCGGGGACCATCTCCCTGACCCTGATGGACGACTACGCCAGGCTGGTTCGCGGGCAGGTCCCGGCGATGGCCTGA
- a CDS encoding glycosyltransferase family 1 protein produces MRILLATDAWEPQVNGVVRTLTRVIAELRAMGHEVEVISPDQFKTIPLPTYSEIRLAIGADEAVRERFKAFEPEAIHIATEGTLGLAARRVCLEWKLPFTTSYHTRFPEYVSARLPLPLAAGYAYMKWFHKPSGRLMVATPTMRDELEAHGFRNISPWSRGVDTDTFNPARREPDIFKDLKRPIFLNVGRVAVEKNIEAFACLDLPGTKVVVGDGPQREELSHKYPEVVFAGAKFGDELAAYFACADVFVFPSLTDTFGLVILEAMAAGTPVAAFSAPGPIDIIPNSNAGALAPGKAEGLKEACLACLDLDRAVVRTFAEKFSWRSCAEEFLKNLQPYPEPEKTRFWRRLRRLARLRRKEKPAA; encoded by the coding sequence ATGCGTATTCTCTTGGCCACCGACGCCTGGGAGCCCCAGGTCAACGGCGTTGTCCGCACCCTGACGCGGGTCATCGCCGAACTGCGGGCCATGGGCCACGAGGTCGAGGTCATCAGCCCCGACCAGTTCAAGACCATTCCGCTGCCGACCTATTCGGAAATCCGCCTGGCCATCGGGGCCGACGAGGCGGTGCGCGAGCGGTTCAAGGCCTTCGAGCCGGAAGCCATCCACATCGCCACCGAGGGCACGCTGGGCCTGGCCGCCCGCCGCGTCTGCCTGGAGTGGAAGCTGCCGTTCACGACCAGCTACCACACCCGCTTCCCGGAATACGTCAGCGCCCGCCTGCCGCTGCCGCTGGCGGCCGGCTACGCCTACATGAAGTGGTTCCACAAGCCGTCGGGCCGGCTGATGGTCGCCACGCCCACCATGCGCGACGAGCTGGAGGCCCATGGCTTCCGCAACATCTCGCCCTGGTCGCGCGGCGTCGATACCGACACCTTCAACCCCGCTCGCCGCGAACCCGACATCTTCAAGGACCTCAAGCGGCCGATCTTCCTCAATGTCGGCCGGGTGGCCGTCGAGAAGAACATCGAGGCCTTCGCCTGCCTCGACCTGCCCGGAACCAAGGTGGTGGTCGGCGACGGGCCGCAGCGGGAGGAGCTGTCGCACAAGTATCCGGAAGTGGTCTTCGCGGGGGCCAAGTTCGGCGACGAGCTGGCCGCCTACTTCGCCTGCGCCGACGTCTTCGTCTTCCCGTCGCTGACCGACACCTTCGGCCTGGTGATTCTGGAAGCCATGGCCGCCGGCACGCCGGTGGCGGCGTTCAGCGCGCCGGGACCGATCGACATCATCCCGAACAGCAACGCCGGCGCGCTCGCGCCCGGCAAGGCCGAGGGGCTGAAGGAGGCCTGCCTCGCCTGCCTGGACCTGGACCGGGCGGTGGTGCGGACCTTCGCCGAGAAGTTCAGCTGGCGGTCCTGCGCCGAAGAGTTCCTCAAGAACCTGCAGCCCTATCCCGAACCGGAGAAGACCCGCTTCTGGCGGCGGCTGCGGAGGCTGGCGCGGTTGCGGCGGAAAGAGAAGCCGGCGGCGTAA
- a CDS encoding PaaI family thioesterase — protein MSEAADRLSAMLERIPYARFLGVRAELAGDEMTMILPFGTHIVGNPMLPAIHGGVLGSFMEMTALAQLQVREGQAKQPRVIDVSIEYLRSGRPLTTYARAEIKKVGRRIANVHVEAWQEQRAQPIAALRAHFLLEQVEA, from the coding sequence GTGAGCGAGGCCGCCGACCGCCTGAGCGCCATGCTCGAACGCATTCCCTACGCCCGCTTCCTGGGCGTGCGGGCTGAGCTGGCCGGGGACGAGATGACCATGATCCTGCCCTTCGGCACCCACATCGTCGGCAACCCGATGCTGCCGGCCATTCACGGCGGGGTGCTGGGCAGCTTCATGGAGATGACGGCGCTGGCCCAGCTGCAGGTCCGGGAAGGCCAGGCCAAGCAGCCGCGGGTCATCGACGTCTCGATCGAATACCTGCGCTCCGGCCGGCCGCTGACCACCTATGCCCGGGCCGAGATCAAGAAGGTCGGCCGCCGGATCGCCAACGTCCATGTCGAGGCCTGGCAGGAACAGCGCGCCCAGCCGATCGCCGCCCTGCGGGCGCACTTCCTGCTGGAGCAGGTGGAAGCTTAG
- a CDS encoding response regulator: protein MSDRHLLVVDDDDRIRDLLRQFLTRAGFRVTVAAEAGAAGRLLDTLDFDLVILDVMMPGEDGMSFAKRLRSTPGPASRAPILMLTARSETADRIEGLTAGVDDYLAKPFEPQELLLRIEAILRRAGPRPSDDQPVSLGRCQFDPVRGELTRDGVLVRLTEAEIDLLRTLAKAPHAPIDRYTLARDDADAAGRAVDVQVTRLRRKIEDDPKTPRYLQTVRGVGYLLAPD, encoded by the coding sequence ATGAGCGACAGACATCTGCTGGTGGTCGATGACGACGACCGCATCCGCGATCTGCTTCGCCAGTTCCTGACCCGGGCCGGCTTCCGCGTCACCGTGGCCGCCGAGGCCGGGGCGGCCGGCCGTCTGCTTGACACCCTCGACTTCGACCTGGTCATTCTCGACGTCATGATGCCTGGCGAGGACGGCATGAGCTTCGCCAAGCGCTTGCGAAGCACGCCGGGGCCGGCCTCCAGGGCCCCGATCCTGATGCTGACCGCCCGGTCCGAGACCGCCGACCGGATCGAGGGGCTGACCGCCGGGGTCGATGACTATCTCGCCAAGCCGTTCGAACCGCAGGAACTGTTGCTGCGCATCGAGGCCATCCTGCGCCGGGCCGGACCGCGGCCCAGCGACGACCAGCCGGTGTCGCTCGGCCGCTGCCAGTTCGATCCGGTGCGCGGCGAGTTGACCCGCGACGGCGTGCTGGTGCGGCTGACCGAGGCCGAGATCGACCTGTTGCGCACGCTGGCCAAGGCGCCGCACGCGCCGATCGACCGCTACACCCTGGCCCGCGACGACGCCGACGCGGCCGGCCGGGCCGTGGACGTCCAGGTCACCCGCCTGCGCCGCAAGATCGAAGACGACCCCAAGACCCCGCGCTACCTGCAGACGGTGCGGGGGGTCGGGTATCTGCTGGCGCCGGATTGA
- a CDS encoding helix-turn-helix domain-containing protein has translation MNTFADTRLILSESELDLGLELVLLAETAIWNAVDAAMEAEPQGLGRSHWRAAFLIRRRPGVGVKEIARLTALTKQAASRTLSDLEAHGLAEKVPGELDARRRPARLTAAGLAFESRVSDNLRGLIAMAYRDGGLDGVAAGRRILASLAGPRLTARREEP, from the coding sequence ATGAATACCTTTGCCGACACCCGCCTGATCCTCAGCGAATCGGAGCTGGATCTGGGGCTGGAGCTGGTCCTGCTGGCCGAAACCGCCATCTGGAACGCGGTGGACGCCGCCATGGAGGCCGAGCCACAGGGCCTCGGCCGCTCGCACTGGCGCGCCGCCTTCCTCATTCGAAGGAGACCCGGTGTCGGTGTGAAGGAGATCGCCCGCCTGACCGCCCTGACCAAACAGGCGGCCAGCCGCACCCTGTCCGACCTGGAAGCCCATGGCCTGGCCGAGAAAGTCCCGGGAGAGCTGGACGCGCGGCGTCGCCCGGCGCGGCTGACAGCGGCGGGCCTGGCTTTTGAATCCCGGGTATCCGACAACCTGCGCGGCCTGATCGCCATGGCCTATCGCGACGGAGGCCTTGACGGAGTGGCGGCGGGGCGGCGCATTCTCGCCTCCCTGGCGGGTCCCCGCCTGACGGCGAGGCGGGAGGAGCCATGA